From the genome of Pelobacter propionicus DSM 2379, one region includes:
- a CDS encoding thiamine pyrophosphate-dependent enzyme, whose amino-acid sequence MNSSVFDSNEKDMSWCPGCGNFSILTAVKKALAELELSPDRVVTVSGIGQAAKLPHYLATHYHNGLHGRALPTATAIKAANPLLTVIVASGDGDIYAEGGNHFLHAIRRNPDITTIVHNNMVYGLTKGQASPTSQRGFLTPIQVQGVTSEPFNPLTVAISLNAPFVARAFAGDIPGTSAILKRAIRHRGYALVDILQPCVTFNQVNTFHWFRENSYYLEESHDRSNREEAFRRASEVDRLPLGIFFEHEGRPTFEESCGVFQDDARPLFRRRVDREKLGALIDSYRA is encoded by the coding sequence ATGAACAGCAGCGTTTTTGATTCCAACGAGAAGGATATGTCCTGGTGCCCGGGATGCGGCAATTTCAGCATCCTGACCGCCGTCAAGAAGGCTCTGGCCGAACTGGAGCTGTCCCCCGACCGGGTCGTCACGGTGTCGGGCATCGGCCAGGCGGCAAAGCTGCCCCACTATCTGGCCACCCACTACCACAACGGACTCCACGGCCGCGCGCTTCCCACCGCCACCGCCATCAAGGCGGCCAATCCCCTGCTGACGGTGATCGTCGCAAGCGGCGACGGCGACATCTACGCCGAGGGGGGCAATCACTTCCTGCATGCCATCAGGCGGAACCCGGACATAACCACCATCGTCCACAACAACATGGTTTACGGCCTTACCAAGGGCCAGGCCTCACCCACCAGCCAGAGGGGCTTCCTGACCCCCATCCAGGTTCAGGGCGTAACCAGTGAACCATTCAACCCGCTGACCGTCGCCATCTCGCTGAACGCCCCCTTCGTGGCCAGGGCCTTTGCCGGCGACATCCCCGGGACCAGCGCGATCCTGAAACGGGCGATCCGGCACCGGGGCTACGCCTTGGTGGACATCCTGCAGCCCTGCGTCACCTTCAACCAGGTCAATACGTTCCACTGGTTCAGGGAAAACAGCTACTATCTGGAGGAGAGCCACGATAGGAGCAACCGGGAGGAGGCCTTCCGACGCGCCTCGGAGGTTGACAGGCTGCCGCTGGGAATCTTTTTTGAGCACGAGGGGCGTCCGACGTTCGAGGAGAGTTGCGGAGTCTTTCAGGATGATGCCAGGCCGCTTTTCAGGCGCAGGGTTGACCGGGAGAAGCTGGGCGCCCTGATCGACAGTTACCGCGCCTGA
- a CDS encoding YaeQ family protein, with protein MALPSTIYRTQLELSDIDRGMYATIQTTAAQHPSETGERLVARLLAMAIFYEPELTFTKGLCAAEEPDIWVVGPDGRTRLWVEVGLPESDRIIKASRHAERVCLLACGRALASWDQQHLPKLKKLANLSIVGVDQGFIAALSSRLERSITWSVTITEGTIYLTVGDTTLESAIEVKAGAI; from the coding sequence ATGGCACTCCCCTCAACCATATATCGAACACAGCTTGAACTCTCCGACATCGATCGAGGAATGTACGCGACGATCCAGACCACCGCTGCCCAGCATCCCTCGGAAACCGGGGAGCGGCTGGTGGCCCGCCTGCTGGCCATGGCCATCTTTTACGAGCCGGAGCTTACCTTTACCAAGGGGCTCTGCGCGGCCGAAGAACCGGATATCTGGGTAGTCGGGCCCGACGGCAGGACTCGATTGTGGGTCGAAGTCGGCCTGCCGGAATCCGACCGCATCATCAAGGCCTCCCGCCATGCCGAGCGGGTCTGCCTCTTGGCCTGCGGCAGAGCACTGGCCAGTTGGGATCAGCAGCACCTTCCCAAGCTGAAGAAGCTTGCCAACCTCAGCATCGTGGGCGTCGACCAGGGCTTCATCGCCGCCCTGTCTTCCCGGCTGGAGCGTTCCATCACTTGGTCAGTCACCATCACCGAGGGGACCATCTATCTGACGGTGGGGGATACGACCCTGGAGAGCGCCATAGAGGTTAAAGCCGGGGCGATCTGA
- a CDS encoding 2-oxoacid:acceptor oxidoreductase subunit alpha encodes MGTGLKEGAARDYAIVLAGEAGQGIQVIESLLTRAFRREGYHVFSSPEFMSRIRGGSNSTLLRIGAEPVRAWSDRCDLCVAFDQKALAHLGDRIGPATLVLGDGLKGIEGQQFIDVPLARLSEAAGGRLFANTIAAGMIWGLFHAPPETLEQAVKGVFRGKAAEAIDHNLVAAKSGMDVGRELRRTGRMSLALPPPDSGRKDLHLTGTEAIALGAMAGGCNFVSFYPMSPSTGVASFLAKHGHDFGIIVEQAEDEICAATMVLGAWYAGARALTTTSGGGFALMSEALSLAGVTESPMVILLAQRPGPATGLPTRTEQGDLNLALHAGHGDVPRIILAPGNPQQAFDCARDAFRLADAYQVPVIILTDQYLMDSGVDGEGFQPPDPPFESTAVAAMPGYRRYALTKNGISPRAIPGWGAGLVVCDSHEHNEDGHIDETPSTRTEMVDKRLRKLAAIVENTPPPQWIGPEDATSLVICWGSTREIVLEAVAGPGMERLAVMHFQQLFPLHGETGRRLQRVDNLILVEGNASGQLGQLLRGTWGITCRHRILKYNGRQFSVEELRTRLGEIVAQGEHT; translated from the coding sequence ATGGGTACAGGTTTGAAAGAAGGGGCGGCAAGGGATTATGCCATCGTGCTTGCCGGGGAGGCGGGACAGGGCATACAGGTCATCGAATCGCTCCTGACCCGGGCCTTTCGCCGGGAGGGATACCATGTTTTTTCCTCCCCGGAGTTCATGTCCCGCATCCGCGGCGGCAGCAACTCGACCCTGCTGCGCATCGGGGCAGAGCCGGTACGTGCCTGGTCCGACCGTTGCGACCTCTGCGTTGCCTTCGACCAGAAGGCGCTCGCCCACCTGGGAGACAGGATCGGGCCCGCCACCCTTGTCCTGGGAGACGGCCTGAAGGGAATCGAGGGACAGCAGTTCATCGATGTTCCCCTTGCACGGCTGTCAGAGGCCGCGGGGGGGAGACTGTTCGCCAACACCATCGCCGCCGGCATGATCTGGGGACTGTTCCACGCCCCCCCGGAGACGCTGGAACAGGCTGTCAAGGGTGTGTTCAGAGGAAAAGCGGCTGAAGCCATCGACCACAACCTGGTTGCTGCAAAAAGCGGCATGGACGTCGGCAGGGAGCTCAGGCGAACGGGGCGGATGTCCCTGGCGCTTCCCCCGCCCGACAGCGGCCGGAAGGACCTGCACCTCACCGGCACCGAGGCCATTGCCCTGGGCGCCATGGCCGGCGGCTGCAACTTTGTCTCCTTCTACCCCATGTCCCCTTCAACGGGGGTGGCATCGTTTCTTGCAAAGCATGGCCACGACTTCGGCATCATCGTCGAACAGGCCGAGGACGAGATCTGCGCTGCCACCATGGTGCTCGGCGCCTGGTATGCCGGAGCCAGGGCGCTCACCACAACGTCCGGCGGCGGCTTTGCCCTGATGAGCGAGGCGCTCAGCCTCGCCGGCGTCACCGAGAGCCCCATGGTCATCCTGCTTGCCCAGCGTCCGGGGCCTGCCACCGGGCTCCCCACCAGGACCGAGCAGGGAGACCTGAACCTGGCGCTCCATGCCGGCCATGGGGACGTTCCGCGAATCATCCTGGCCCCCGGCAATCCCCAGCAGGCCTTTGACTGCGCACGGGACGCTTTCCGGCTGGCCGACGCCTATCAGGTGCCGGTGATCATCCTGACCGACCAGTACCTGATGGATTCCGGCGTTGACGGGGAGGGCTTTCAGCCACCCGATCCTCCCTTCGAATCAACAGCCGTCGCTGCCATGCCCGGCTACCGGCGCTACGCCCTGACGAAAAACGGGATCTCTCCCCGCGCCATCCCCGGGTGGGGAGCAGGGCTGGTCGTATGCGACAGCCATGAGCACAACGAGGACGGCCACATCGACGAAACCCCCTCCACGCGAACGGAGATGGTCGACAAGCGTCTCCGCAAGTTGGCCGCCATCGTTGAAAACACGCCGCCACCCCAGTGGATCGGCCCGGAAGATGCGACCAGCCTGGTCATCTGCTGGGGCTCGACACGGGAGATCGTGCTGGAGGCCGTGGCCGGCCCGGGGATGGAGCGTCTGGCCGTCATGCATTTCCAGCAGCTCTTCCCGCTGCACGGGGAGACCGGAAGGCGCCTGCAGAGGGTGGACAACCTGATCCTGGTGGAGGGCAATGCCAGCGGACAGCTCGGCCAGCTTCTCAGGGGAACCTGGGGCATCACCTGCCGGCACCGCATTCTCAAATACAATGGCCGGCAGTTTTCCGTCGAAGAGCTGCGAACCAGACTGGGAGAGATCGTTGCACAGGGGGAGCACACATGA
- a CDS encoding SagB/ThcOx family dehydrogenase, whose product MKRHPITRESGRYFLTDLIRDEVDFRATAQSRGIRPPLPQKPVAPHSRIIRLPDQESWLIPPCDLVTAMANRESRRKFTTGSLSLDELGFLLWATQGVRQELHPAAILRTVPSAGCRHPLETYLAVMRVEGLESAIYRYLPLNHSLVQEREVENLGLRLTAATRGQAFAGQAAVTFLWAAIPERTEWRYGDASYKVIALDAGHVCQNLYLACQAIGCGTCAIAAYDQPLVDELLGLDGDEEFGIYLAPVGKVAR is encoded by the coding sequence ATGAAGAGACATCCGATAACCAGAGAGAGCGGCAGATACTTCCTGACCGACCTGATCCGGGATGAGGTGGATTTCCGGGCAACGGCCCAGTCCCGCGGAATCCGCCCGCCCCTGCCCCAGAAACCGGTGGCACCCCACAGCCGGATCATCCGTCTGCCGGATCAAGAGTCGTGGTTGATTCCCCCCTGCGACCTGGTTACCGCCATGGCCAACCGCGAAAGCCGCCGCAAGTTCACCACGGGATCGCTCTCCCTTGATGAACTGGGTTTTCTCCTCTGGGCCACCCAAGGAGTGCGGCAGGAGCTTCACCCGGCGGCAATCCTGAGGACGGTCCCCTCAGCCGGTTGCCGCCACCCCCTGGAAACCTATCTGGCTGTCATGCGGGTGGAAGGGCTGGAGAGCGCCATCTACCGCTACCTCCCCCTCAACCATTCCCTGGTGCAGGAGAGAGAGGTGGAAAACCTGGGGCTGCGCCTGACGGCGGCAACACGCGGCCAGGCCTTCGCCGGCCAGGCGGCGGTAACCTTTCTCTGGGCCGCCATCCCCGAACGCACCGAATGGCGCTACGGGGATGCCTCCTACAAGGTGATCGCCCTGGATGCAGGCCATGTCTGCCAGAACCTCTACCTGGCCTGCCAGGCCATCGGCTGCGGCACCTGCGCCATAGCCGCCTACGATCAACCCCTGGTGGACGAACTGCTGGGCTTGGACGGGGACGAAGAGTTCGGCATCTACCTGGCGCCGGTGGGGAAGGTCGCACGGTGA
- a CDS encoding dicarboxylate/amino acid:cation symporter translates to MKTRVPLFLKSHGFSLLLILSLIAGVGLGVVYKKDAVLFKPLGDIFLNLLFTVIVPLVFFSISSAVASMTDLRRLGRILSVMFLVFVLTGFIASGVMLLGVILYPPAFGVAIPLAAAGEIRHLRAVDQIVGAFTVSDFPLLLSKNNMLALILFSILTGLATSAVGERGKPFAAFLVSANEVMMKLVSFIMYYAPVGLCAYFAYLVGTFGPELLGSYGRAMALYYPLAVAYYLLAFSLYAFLAGGVSCVGRFWRNIIPPSVTALATGSSMAAIPSNLQAADRIGVPRDISEVVIPIGATLHMEGSCLAAVLKIAFLFGIFRIPFSGIEPIATALGIALLTGVVVSGIPGGGTIGELLILSLYGFPPEAFALVTMIGTLVDAPATMLNAVGDNVSSMLVARVLGGRGWMENQG, encoded by the coding sequence ATGAAAACCAGAGTGCCGTTGTTCCTGAAATCCCATGGATTCTCCCTGCTGCTGATCCTCTCCCTCATCGCCGGCGTCGGCCTGGGCGTGGTCTATAAAAAGGACGCCGTCCTCTTCAAGCCGCTGGGCGACATATTCCTGAACCTGCTCTTCACGGTGATCGTTCCGCTGGTCTTCTTCTCCATCTCGTCTGCCGTCGCTTCCATGACCGACCTCAGGCGTCTGGGCAGGATTCTGTCGGTCATGTTCCTGGTCTTCGTCCTAACCGGATTCATCGCCTCCGGCGTCATGCTCCTTGGCGTCATCCTCTACCCGCCCGCCTTTGGTGTCGCCATACCCCTTGCCGCGGCTGGCGAAATCCGGCACCTCAGGGCAGTGGACCAGATCGTCGGGGCCTTCACCGTCTCCGATTTTCCGCTGCTCCTGTCCAAGAACAACATGCTGGCCCTGATCCTGTTCTCCATCCTGACCGGCCTGGCCACCTCCGCCGTGGGGGAGAGGGGAAAACCGTTCGCCGCGTTTCTGGTTTCGGCCAACGAGGTGATGATGAAACTGGTCTCCTTCATCATGTACTATGCGCCGGTCGGCCTGTGTGCCTACTTCGCCTACCTGGTGGGAACCTTCGGGCCGGAGCTTTTGGGCTCCTACGGCCGGGCCATGGCACTGTACTATCCCCTGGCCGTCGCCTACTATCTGCTCGCCTTCAGCCTGTATGCCTTTCTCGCCGGCGGCGTCTCCTGTGTCGGCAGGTTCTGGCGCAACATCATACCGCCATCGGTCACGGCCCTGGCCACCGGCAGCTCCATGGCGGCCATTCCCTCCAACCTGCAGGCGGCTGACAGGATCGGCGTGCCCCGGGATATCAGCGAGGTGGTCATTCCCATCGGAGCCACGCTGCACATGGAAGGGTCGTGCCTGGCCGCGGTGCTGAAGATAGCTTTTCTCTTTGGTATCTTCCGCATCCCCTTTTCCGGCATCGAGCCGATCGCAACCGCCCTGGGCATTGCCCTCCTGACCGGCGTGGTGGTCAGCGGCATTCCGGGCGGCGGCACCATCGGGGAACTGTTGATCCTCTCCCTGTACGGTTTTCCGCCGGAAGCCTTTGCCCTGGTCACCATGATCGGCACCCTGGTGGATGCGCCGGCCACCATGCTCAACGCCGTGGGGGACAACGTCTCCAGTATGCTGGTGGCCCGGGTGCTGGGGGGGAGGGGATGGATGGAAAACCAGGGATGA
- a CDS encoding GIY-YIG nuclease family protein, whose protein sequence is MNWQVYIILCSDDSLYTGITTDMERRFLQHAQGRGAKYFRGRKPLRVVYREDGHSRSSAAGREARIKAMSRPDKLGLVSEDIERAD, encoded by the coding sequence GTGAACTGGCAGGTCTACATCATCCTCTGCTCCGACGACTCCCTCTACACCGGCATCACCACGGACATGGAGAGACGCTTTCTCCAGCACGCACAGGGAAGGGGAGCCAAGTATTTTCGGGGACGCAAACCGCTGCGGGTGGTCTACCGGGAAGACGGCCACAGCCGCTCTTCAGCAGCCGGCAGGGAAGCCCGGATCAAGGCCATGAGCCGGCCGGACAAGCTGGGCCTGGTGTCGGAGGACATCGAGAGAGCTGATTGA
- a CDS encoding L,D-transpeptidase family protein — protein sequence MKKRKLGGYVLSAVLLCILSIGSVSAARSPEGTPAGWMEASLDTLAHGSSQVVLVTGDDSRGFRATLHALERRGGAWRYAFPSLPALIGEKGFAPPGGKREGDLRTPTGVFALRRTFGYAPEIPTRMPYFWVGKDDLWVDDPSSADYNRWVKRGETSASSFEVMKLDDDRYRYAIVVEYNTDPVVRGAGSAIFIHVRLGEGEATRGCVALAEESMVKVLAWLDPAASPVVVLGTRELLVELARRAGHRTATEEAGSAHGFCPCLRESWRLDPQAR from the coding sequence ATGAAAAAGAGGAAACTGGGCGGGTATGTTCTTTCAGCCGTTTTACTCTGCATTCTGTCAATCGGATCGGTGTCGGCCGCACGTTCGCCGGAGGGGACTCCGGCGGGATGGATGGAAGCATCTCTGGATACCCTGGCCCACGGCTCATCCCAGGTCGTGCTGGTGACCGGCGACGATTCCCGCGGCTTCCGCGCCACCCTCCATGCCCTGGAGAGGCGCGGGGGCGCATGGCGCTACGCCTTTCCGTCTCTGCCGGCGCTGATCGGCGAGAAGGGCTTCGCCCCGCCGGGCGGGAAGCGGGAGGGGGATCTGCGGACACCGACGGGAGTTTTCGCCCTCAGGCGCACCTTTGGCTATGCCCCCGAAATCCCCACCCGCATGCCCTATTTCTGGGTGGGGAAGGACGACCTCTGGGTGGACGACCCCTCCTCTGCCGATTACAACCGCTGGGTGAAAAGGGGGGAGACCTCCGCCTCCTCCTTCGAGGTGATGAAGCTGGACGACGACCGGTACCGGTACGCTATCGTCGTCGAGTACAACACCGACCCGGTGGTCAGGGGGGCGGGGAGCGCCATCTTCATCCATGTGCGCCTGGGAGAGGGGGAGGCCACCCGGGGATGCGTGGCTCTGGCGGAAGAAAGCATGGTGAAGGTTCTTGCCTGGCTTGACCCTGCCGCCAGTCCCGTTGTGGTCCTGGGGACGCGGGAGTTGCTCGTGGAGCTGGCGCGCCGCGCCGGGCACCGGACAGCCACGGAGGAGGCGGGAAGCGCGCATGGTTTTTGCCCCTGTCTCCGGGAGTCGTGGCGCTTGGACCCTCAGGCGCGGTAA
- a CDS encoding aspartate ammonia-lyase encodes MCMRRERDSLGEMDVPASAYYGAQTARAVRNFPLSGLKPHPAYVWAVVIIKKCAARANMSTGRLPAAIGDAIVAAADEVLGGGLADQFVVDPFQAGAGTSHNMNVNEVLANRALELLGRQRGDFSSLHPNDHVNMAQSTNDVIPTAIRLASLELLEPLLEALTGLVNSLAAKGEEFDRILKSGRTHLQDAVPIRLGQEFCAYAAAVRRNGEGLEACIPALQELGIGGNAVGSGLNAEPAYIRAMLEELAIATGFQLKAAPDLFEAMQNMDPFLALSSALRRTAVTVGRIANDLRLLSSGPRTGLDEIRLPAVQPGSSIMPGKVNPSMAEMTNMVCYQVMGCDQAVMLAAQAGQLELNVMMPLIAYNLLFSLELLKNCLGRFSDSCVSGIIANGERCRRYLEESLGLVTVLAPSIGYDAAAEVAKESMATGRSIREIVLSRALMTPAELDQAMCPGHLTEPGLPLGRK; translated from the coding sequence ATGTGTATGCGTCGGGAACGGGATTCGCTGGGAGAAATGGATGTTCCGGCATCGGCATACTATGGCGCCCAGACGGCACGGGCCGTACGGAACTTTCCCCTCTCGGGGCTTAAGCCCCACCCGGCCTATGTCTGGGCCGTGGTGATTATCAAGAAGTGCGCTGCCCGGGCCAACATGTCCACCGGCAGGCTGCCCGCTGCCATCGGTGACGCCATCGTCGCGGCGGCTGACGAGGTCCTGGGCGGCGGACTGGCCGATCAGTTCGTGGTTGATCCCTTTCAGGCCGGGGCAGGAACCTCCCACAACATGAATGTCAACGAGGTGCTGGCCAACCGCGCCCTGGAACTGCTCGGTCGCCAACGGGGCGATTTTTCGTCTCTGCATCCCAATGACCATGTCAACATGGCCCAGTCCACCAATGACGTCATCCCCACCGCTATCCGGCTGGCATCCCTGGAGCTGTTGGAGCCGCTGCTGGAAGCGCTGACCGGGCTGGTGAACAGCCTGGCGGCAAAGGGGGAGGAGTTCGATCGGATTCTCAAATCGGGGCGAACGCATCTGCAGGACGCCGTCCCGATCCGCCTGGGGCAGGAGTTTTGCGCCTATGCCGCCGCCGTCAGGAGAAATGGCGAAGGCCTCGAGGCGTGCATTCCGGCCCTGCAGGAGCTGGGCATTGGCGGCAACGCAGTCGGAAGCGGCCTGAATGCCGAACCGGCCTATATCAGGGCGATGCTCGAGGAACTGGCCATTGCCACCGGCTTTCAGCTGAAGGCGGCGCCCGACCTGTTCGAGGCCATGCAGAACATGGACCCCTTCTTGGCGCTCTCATCCGCCCTGCGCCGCACGGCGGTGACGGTTGGCCGCATCGCCAACGACCTGCGCCTGCTCTCCTCCGGGCCGCGCACCGGGCTGGACGAGATCCGCCTGCCGGCGGTCCAGCCCGGCTCGTCGATCATGCCGGGCAAGGTCAACCCCTCCATGGCGGAGATGACCAACATGGTCTGCTACCAGGTCATGGGGTGCGACCAGGCGGTGATGCTGGCGGCCCAGGCGGGCCAGCTGGAGCTGAACGTGATGATGCCGCTCATTGCCTATAACCTGCTGTTTTCACTGGAGCTGTTAAAGAATTGCCTGGGCAGGTTCAGCGACTCCTGCGTCAGCGGCATTATCGCCAATGGGGAGCGCTGTCGACGCTACCTGGAGGAATCCCTGGGGCTGGTGACGGTTCTGGCGCCATCCATCGGCTACGACGCCGCTGCCGAGGTGGCCAAGGAATCCATGGCCACTGGCCGCTCCATCCGCGAGATCGTCCTGTCGCGGGCCTTGATGACTCCGGCGGAGTTGGATCAGGCCATGTGTCCCGGGCACCTGACCGAACCGGGCCTGCCCCTGGGGAGGAAATGA
- a CDS encoding OmpA family protein codes for MKSKWVVKVIVCASTVGLMMGGCATNPDGSYEYKRTAIGGVGGAAVGAGLGALIGGGKGAAIGGLSGAVVGGGIGNYMDRQAAALKKNMPEAEVVRDGENVYVALPSGILFDTGKDELKTSAKESLAKAAATLKSSETNIIIQGHTDSTGSDKINQPLSQRRANQVRDFLAANGVPSSRMTAIGYGSSRPAVPNDTEVNRALNRRVQLEISPNEKIKAQTSGSN; via the coding sequence ATGAAATCTAAATGGGTTGTGAAGGTCATTGTTTGCGCTTCAACGGTGGGTCTCATGATGGGTGGTTGTGCTACAAACCCGGATGGCAGCTACGAGTACAAGAGGACCGCCATCGGTGGAGTGGGCGGTGCTGCAGTAGGCGCAGGTCTTGGTGCGCTGATCGGCGGGGGGAAAGGAGCGGCGATCGGCGGGCTGTCCGGCGCGGTTGTTGGTGGTGGCATTGGTAACTATATGGACCGGCAGGCGGCTGCCTTAAAGAAGAATATGCCTGAAGCGGAAGTAGTCCGCGATGGAGAGAACGTGTATGTCGCCTTGCCATCAGGAATCCTGTTTGACACCGGGAAGGACGAGCTGAAAACGTCGGCGAAAGAATCGCTGGCCAAGGCCGCGGCTACGCTAAAGAGTTCCGAAACCAACATCATCATCCAGGGCCACACCGATTCGACCGGTTCCGATAAGATTAACCAGCCACTCAGTCAAAGGCGGGCCAATCAGGTTCGCGACTTTCTTGCTGCCAACGGCGTTCCAAGCTCCAGGATGACGGCAATCGGGTACGGCTCAAGCCGTCCCGCGGTTCCCAACGATACAGAGGTAAATCGTGCATTGAACCGTCGTGTTCAGTTGGAAATCAGCCCCAATGAAAAGATCAAGGCCCAGACCAGCGGCAGTAACTAG
- a CDS encoding iron-containing alcohol dehydrogenase has translation MALADQTFGFFIPSVTLLGLGCSKEAGEQAKALGATKLLIVTDAGLAKMGVADTIKGYVEAAGLQAAIYPGAEPNPTDKNVHDGVKAYQDNKCDGIISLGGGSSHDCGKGIGLVIAGGGNIRDYEGVNKSTKVMPPFLAINTTAGTASEMTRFCIITNTDTHVKMAIVDWRVTPNIAIDDPLMMVGMPPKLTAATGMDALTHAVEAYVSIIANPITDACAIKAIELIAKNLSPAVANGEDLVARDAMAYAEYLAGMAFNNASLGYVHSMAHQLGGFYNLPHGVCNAILLPVVSQFNLIACPQRFADIAVALGECIDGLSVTEAGQKAIDRIKSLSASIGIPANLTELGVKEADLKIMSENAKKDACQLTNPRKATLDEVISIFKAAL, from the coding sequence ATGGCATTAGCAGATCAGACGTTCGGTTTTTTCATCCCTAGCGTAACACTGTTGGGTCTCGGCTGCTCGAAAGAAGCAGGCGAACAGGCTAAAGCGCTTGGCGCAACGAAACTGTTGATCGTCACCGACGCGGGCCTTGCCAAGATGGGTGTTGCCGACACTATCAAAGGCTATGTTGAAGCAGCCGGCCTCCAGGCCGCCATTTACCCCGGTGCAGAGCCGAACCCGACCGACAAGAACGTACACGATGGCGTAAAAGCCTATCAGGACAACAAGTGTGATGGCATTATCTCCCTCGGCGGCGGCAGCTCCCATGACTGCGGCAAGGGTATCGGCCTTGTTATCGCTGGCGGCGGCAACATCCGCGACTACGAAGGCGTCAACAAGTCAACCAAAGTGATGCCTCCGTTCCTGGCTATCAACACCACCGCCGGTACCGCCTCCGAAATGACCCGCTTCTGCATCATCACCAACACCGACACCCATGTCAAAATGGCTATCGTTGACTGGCGTGTAACTCCGAACATCGCCATAGATGACCCCCTGATGATGGTTGGCATGCCGCCGAAACTGACCGCCGCAACCGGCATGGACGCACTGACCCACGCTGTCGAAGCGTATGTTTCCATCATCGCCAACCCGATCACCGACGCTTGCGCCATCAAGGCTATCGAACTGATCGCCAAGAACCTGAGCCCGGCTGTTGCCAACGGCGAAGACCTGGTTGCCCGTGACGCCATGGCATATGCCGAATATCTGGCCGGTATGGCATTCAACAACGCCAGCCTCGGCTATGTTCACTCCATGGCTCACCAGTTGGGCGGTTTCTACAACCTGCCCCACGGCGTCTGCAACGCCATCCTGCTGCCCGTCGTCAGCCAGTTCAACCTGATCGCCTGCCCGCAGCGTTTTGCCGACATCGCCGTTGCTCTCGGCGAGTGCATCGACGGCCTGTCGGTAACCGAAGCCGGCCAGAAAGCCATCGACAGAATCAAGTCCCTGTCCGCTTCCATCGGCATTCCTGCCAACCTGACCGAGCTGGGCGTAAAAGAAGCCGACCTGAAGATTATGTCCGAAAACGCCAAGAAAGACGCTTGCCAGCTGACCAACCCGCGTAAAGCCACGTTGGACGAAGTCATTAGCATCTTCAAAGCTGCTCTGTAA